From one Luteolibacter sp. SL250 genomic stretch:
- the mfd gene encoding transcription-repair coupling factor has protein sequence MSKTDERARAWLRRVVTLPEFTPRLAPLASGDGELVLDHAAEASHAFLAAVVILACRDLKKNRHWLVCDLPRHRERLAAELELWGIRAMVLPEPPTETGDGTIADPESAAEWFAVLETLARSDKTVVICGSDAFSGKAPSPGALRASRTPLKPGTTLDPASLAGQLADHGYERTPTVTARGQFAVRGGIIDLFAWQAARPLRLEFFDTELESVREFDLDSQASTNKLTEADLLLAEPASEATVADYRRKDDVTVSFQAEIPRPDVRITEDAADLEGEEDFTLACYGSPLGVFEAGDFVLEEARRDAFFRQLNEWKREGWDVGMVFGNKGEEERFAELAGKDLERDLGLIPVRGELLAGFTMPVAKLAVLSSSELFGRYRTPGGPRRSTLDRARAARARATLDEMEEGDLVVHYEYGVGRFKGIHQGDEGEELIIEYKDGSLLSVPLEQAHLVGKYVGLGGKTPELNKLGGTAWKTARKAAEKSILDYAAQLLRVQAERQHESGFAHPPDSKWMYEFEQSFHYTETADQRRAIDETKLDLESPRPMDRLICGDVGFGKTEVAIRAAFKAITGGKQVALLVPTTVLAEQHWRTFRERMSDYPMRVDLLNRFRTPSEIRETLKGLEDGSVDMVIGTHRLVSGDVRFKDLGLVVVDEEQRFGVAHKEKFKQLFRQVDVLTLSATPIPRTLYMALMGARDMSTIETPPPNRIPVSTTVCAYDERVIRDAIKREMKRGGQVFFLHNRVKTIELMASKIRQLVPEARIVIGHGQMDKDDLEVVMHTFVKGEADVLLATTIIETGIDIPNANTILIDRADRFGLADLYQLRGRVGRAGEKAYAILLLPRDMMTVGDARKRIHAIKQYTALGSGFKIAMKDLEIRGAGNLLGTKQSGHISQIGFDLYCQLLKQSVERLKGRQDAPKLETTFKADFVAFSEAAFAKEDPKTFLPAYLPSNWLHETKIRIAAFREISEALTPNAVKNLEKSWRDKFGRIPAQADNLIKIAQIKALAAAEGIASVEIQGQRLMLHRNGDYILMEGRRFPRLQSASPQGKLTEAITLLLKF, from the coding sequence GTGTCCAAGACGGACGAGCGCGCGCGGGCATGGCTGCGCCGCGTGGTCACACTGCCGGAATTCACTCCACGCCTGGCCCCGTTGGCTTCCGGCGATGGCGAACTTGTGCTCGATCACGCCGCTGAGGCGTCCCATGCCTTCCTTGCCGCGGTGGTGATCCTCGCCTGCCGCGATCTGAAAAAGAACCGCCACTGGCTGGTGTGCGATCTTCCCCGGCACCGGGAACGCCTTGCGGCGGAACTGGAGTTATGGGGCATCCGCGCGATGGTCCTGCCGGAGCCTCCCACGGAAACGGGAGACGGCACCATCGCGGATCCGGAGTCCGCCGCGGAGTGGTTCGCGGTGCTGGAGACGCTCGCGCGGTCGGACAAGACGGTGGTCATCTGTGGCAGCGATGCTTTTTCCGGAAAGGCACCCTCCCCCGGCGCGTTGAGGGCCAGCCGCACACCGCTGAAGCCCGGCACCACCCTCGACCCGGCTTCACTTGCGGGGCAGCTCGCGGACCATGGCTATGAGCGCACCCCGACGGTCACGGCGCGGGGCCAGTTCGCGGTGCGCGGCGGCATCATCGACCTGTTCGCATGGCAGGCGGCGAGGCCCCTGCGGCTGGAGTTTTTCGACACCGAGCTGGAGTCCGTGCGGGAGTTCGACCTCGATTCCCAGGCATCCACCAACAAGCTCACCGAGGCGGATCTATTGCTCGCTGAACCGGCGTCCGAGGCGACGGTGGCCGACTACCGGCGCAAGGATGACGTCACCGTTTCCTTCCAAGCGGAGATCCCACGGCCGGATGTCCGGATCACCGAGGATGCGGCGGATCTGGAGGGCGAGGAAGACTTCACCCTGGCCTGCTATGGCAGTCCGCTGGGGGTGTTCGAGGCCGGGGATTTCGTGCTGGAGGAGGCGCGGCGGGATGCCTTTTTCCGCCAGCTCAACGAGTGGAAGCGCGAGGGCTGGGACGTCGGGATGGTCTTCGGCAACAAGGGCGAGGAAGAACGCTTCGCCGAGCTGGCCGGAAAGGATCTCGAGCGTGACCTCGGACTGATCCCCGTGCGCGGCGAACTGCTCGCCGGATTCACCATGCCGGTGGCGAAGCTGGCGGTGCTTTCCTCGTCGGAACTGTTCGGCCGCTACCGCACGCCCGGCGGGCCGCGCCGCTCCACCCTGGATCGTGCCCGCGCCGCCCGTGCCAGAGCGACGCTGGACGAAATGGAGGAGGGCGATCTGGTCGTCCACTACGAGTACGGCGTGGGTCGGTTCAAGGGCATCCATCAAGGCGACGAGGGAGAAGAACTCATCATCGAGTACAAGGACGGCTCGCTCCTTTCCGTGCCGCTGGAGCAAGCCCATCTCGTCGGCAAATACGTCGGCCTCGGCGGCAAGACGCCGGAGTTGAACAAACTCGGTGGCACTGCCTGGAAAACGGCACGGAAGGCGGCGGAGAAATCCATCCTCGACTACGCGGCCCAGCTCCTCCGTGTCCAGGCGGAGCGCCAGCATGAGTCGGGATTCGCCCATCCACCCGATTCGAAGTGGATGTATGAATTCGAGCAGTCCTTCCACTACACCGAAACCGCGGACCAACGCCGCGCGATCGACGAGACGAAGCTCGATCTGGAGTCCCCGCGTCCGATGGACCGGCTGATCTGCGGTGACGTCGGTTTCGGAAAAACGGAGGTGGCGATCCGGGCGGCTTTCAAGGCAATCACGGGAGGCAAACAGGTGGCTCTCCTGGTCCCCACCACCGTCCTCGCGGAACAGCATTGGCGGACCTTCCGCGAGCGGATGTCCGACTACCCCATGCGGGTGGATCTGCTCAACCGCTTCCGCACTCCGTCCGAAATCCGCGAGACACTGAAGGGGCTGGAGGATGGTTCGGTGGACATGGTCATCGGCACCCACCGCTTGGTCTCCGGGGATGTGCGCTTCAAGGATCTGGGGTTGGTGGTGGTCGATGAGGAGCAGCGCTTCGGAGTGGCCCACAAGGAGAAGTTCAAGCAACTCTTCCGCCAAGTGGATGTGCTGACCCTTTCCGCCACACCCATCCCGCGCACGCTCTACATGGCGCTCATGGGGGCACGGGACATGTCCACCATCGAGACTCCCCCACCCAACCGCATCCCCGTCTCCACCACCGTCTGCGCCTACGATGAGCGGGTGATCCGGGACGCCATCAAGCGAGAGATGAAGCGTGGCGGGCAGGTGTTCTTCCTTCATAACCGGGTGAAGACCATCGAGCTGATGGCATCAAAGATCCGCCAGCTCGTTCCGGAGGCACGGATCGTCATCGGCCACGGCCAGATGGACAAGGATGACCTGGAGGTGGTGATGCACACCTTCGTCAAAGGAGAGGCGGACGTCCTGCTGGCGACCACCATCATCGAGACCGGCATCGACATCCCGAACGCCAACACCATCCTCATCGACCGTGCCGACCGTTTCGGACTGGCGGATCTTTACCAGCTCCGTGGCCGGGTGGGCCGTGCCGGGGAAAAGGCTTACGCCATCCTGCTGCTGCCACGGGACATGATGACCGTCGGCGATGCCCGCAAGCGGATCCACGCAATCAAACAATATACCGCTCTGGGATCCGGATTCAAGATCGCCATGAAGGACCTGGAGATCCGCGGGGCGGGCAACCTGCTGGGGACCAAGCAGTCCGGCCACATTTCCCAGATCGGCTTCGATCTTTACTGCCAGTTGCTGAAGCAGTCGGTCGAACGCCTCAAGGGGCGGCAGGACGCGCCGAAGTTGGAAACCACCTTCAAGGCGGATTTCGTCGCCTTTTCCGAAGCCGCTTTCGCCAAGGAAGATCCCAAGACTTTCCTGCCAGCTTATCTGCCGTCGAACTGGCTCCATGAAACCAAAATCCGCATCGCGGCCTTCCGTGAAATCTCCGAGGCATTGACGCCGAATGCCGTAAAAAATCTGGAGAAGTCGTGGCGGGACAAATTCGGCAGGATTCCTGCTCAGGCGGACAACCTGATCAAAATTGCACAAATCAAGGCGCTCGCCGCCGCTGAGGGGATAGCCTCCGTCGAAATCCAGGGCCAGCGCCTCATGCTCCACCGGAACGGGGACTATATCCTCATGGAAGGCCGCCGCTTTCCCCGCTTGCAATCCGCCTCACCACAAGGAAAGCTCACCGAAGCGATCACCCTTCTGCTCAAATTTTAA
- a CDS encoding peptidylprolyl isomerase gives MPSGPIEVNGIVGRVNGRIITKNQVGFMLAPIYAQLAAQFPRRGPEFERQFIEAQDKIIQELVDRQLILDEFKRMGATIKPHFIDEDIKDQLRRNYNGDEAKFREELKRSRMTMDGYREMTREKLIVQAMRQQKFADAPPPLPNEISREYAEIKTNLRDTSKDVISFQKIFIPRLDQQNPASSPETQLTLAESIGTQLAEGKDFAELAKTYSKDAFAEQGGVQNDVPRTDLAPEFAAIIFDAPEGKVVGPLEDPQGFTLVKVTNKKLGPSPALQGEVRQQVEERVRRKKTSVQYDRWIAGLRKKAIIDIRK, from the coding sequence ATGCCATCCGGTCCGATCGAGGTGAACGGCATCGTCGGCAGGGTGAACGGCCGTATCATCACGAAGAACCAGGTGGGCTTCATGCTCGCTCCCATCTACGCCCAACTCGCGGCGCAGTTTCCACGCCGTGGTCCGGAATTCGAGCGCCAGTTCATCGAGGCGCAGGACAAGATCATCCAGGAACTGGTGGACCGCCAATTGATCCTGGATGAGTTCAAGCGGATGGGGGCGACCATCAAACCCCATTTCATCGACGAGGATATCAAGGATCAGCTCCGGAGGAACTACAATGGCGATGAGGCGAAATTCCGGGAGGAACTGAAACGCAGCCGCATGACCATGGATGGCTACCGTGAGATGACCCGTGAAAAGCTGATCGTCCAGGCGATGCGCCAGCAGAAATTCGCGGACGCCCCGCCTCCCCTCCCCAACGAGATCAGCCGTGAGTATGCCGAGATCAAAACCAACTTGCGCGACACCAGCAAGGATGTGATCTCCTTCCAGAAGATCTTCATTCCCCGTCTGGACCAGCAGAACCCTGCATCTTCCCCGGAGACCCAGCTCACCCTCGCGGAGAGCATCGGCACCCAGCTCGCCGAGGGGAAGGATTTCGCCGAACTGGCCAAAACCTACTCTAAGGATGCCTTCGCGGAACAAGGGGGCGTTCAGAATGACGTGCCCCGCACTGACCTCGCCCCTGAATTCGCCGCCATCATCTTCGACGCGCCGGAAGGCAAGGTTGTCGGACCATTGGAGGATCCGCAGGGTTTCACCCTGGTGAAGGTCACCAACAAAAAGCTTGGCCCATCCCCCGCCCTGCAGGGCGAAGTCCGCCAACAGGTGGAGGAACGCGTCCGCCGCAAGAAAACCTCCGTCCAGTATGACCGCTGGATCGCAGGGCTCCGGAAGAAAGCCATCATCGACATCAGGAAGTGA
- a CDS encoding molybdopterin-dependent oxidoreductase, whose protein sequence is MIEPYATTRRDFIRHLGVAAATLAGARWLQAAETAGILLPFDNGARPLVSYPGKRPLILLTSRPPQLETPFTVFNESVLTPNDAFFVRYHLSNIPLSIDLDAFRLSVGGTVKHPLQLSLDDLRTKFEQVETVAVAQCSGNSRGFSNPRVGGGQLGHGAMGNARWTGVRLKDLMEKAGLDPASKQVSFDGMDTAIMPGTPDFVKALDVEQVMAGEVLVAHRMNGEDLPMLNGFPLRLLVPGYYATYWVKHLNSITVLDAPFEGFWMKTAYRIPDTPNACVPPGTTPASTIPINRMNVRSFITSHVDGGVVPAGRPADVRGIAFDGGEGITDVQVSADGGMNWRPAKLGEDLGKYSFREWRITIPPVVKGPAVWKVRAFNRVGQSQPLDPLWNPPGYMRNVVETLNLEVA, encoded by the coding sequence ATGATCGAACCGTACGCGACCACGCGCCGTGATTTCATCCGCCATCTGGGAGTGGCAGCCGCCACTCTCGCCGGGGCCCGCTGGCTCCAGGCTGCGGAGACGGCAGGCATCCTCCTTCCTTTCGACAATGGAGCGCGCCCCTTGGTATCCTACCCGGGGAAACGCCCGCTCATCCTGCTGACCTCGCGTCCGCCCCAACTTGAAACCCCGTTCACCGTCTTCAACGAAAGCGTCCTCACACCGAACGATGCGTTCTTCGTCCGCTACCATCTTTCGAACATCCCCTTGTCCATCGATCTGGATGCATTCCGCCTTTCCGTTGGAGGCACGGTGAAGCATCCGCTCCAGTTGTCGCTGGATGATCTGCGCACGAAATTCGAGCAGGTGGAGACCGTGGCCGTCGCGCAATGTTCCGGCAACAGCCGCGGCTTCTCGAATCCGCGGGTGGGCGGCGGCCAGTTGGGCCATGGAGCCATGGGCAATGCCCGCTGGACCGGCGTGCGGCTGAAGGATCTGATGGAGAAAGCAGGGCTCGATCCTGCGTCTAAGCAGGTTTCCTTCGATGGCATGGACACCGCCATCATGCCCGGGACGCCGGACTTCGTGAAGGCGCTCGATGTCGAACAGGTCATGGCGGGTGAGGTCCTCGTCGCTCACCGGATGAATGGTGAAGACCTGCCGATGCTGAATGGATTTCCGCTCCGTCTCTTGGTGCCCGGTTACTACGCCACCTACTGGGTGAAGCACCTGAACTCCATCACCGTGCTGGACGCGCCTTTCGAGGGCTTCTGGATGAAGACCGCCTACCGCATCCCGGACACGCCGAATGCGTGTGTGCCGCCTGGCACCACGCCTGCATCCACCATTCCCATCAACCGGATGAATGTCCGCTCGTTCATCACCAGCCACGTGGATGGCGGTGTGGTTCCGGCTGGCCGGCCCGCGGATGTCCGCGGCATCGCCTTCGATGGTGGCGAGGGGATCACCGACGTGCAGGTCTCCGCCGACGGCGGGATGAATTGGCGTCCCGCGAAGCTGGGTGAGGATCTGGGGAAATACTCATTCCGCGAATGGCGGATCACCATCCCTCCGGTGGTGAAAGGTCCCGCAGTTTGGAAAGTCCGCGCCTTCAACCGGGTGGGCCAGAGCCAGCCTCTGGACCCGCTGTGGAACCCGCCGGGCTACATGCGCAACGTCGTGGAAACCCTCAACCTGGAGGTGGCATGA
- the nusB gene encoding transcription antitermination factor NusB gives MPSRRQIREAVVQFLYCADLEGGASPASLREPFWEFVTESDRKALQLSIFRTVHHLAHGREGRLGEFVERVGPANAFLSAWPQAEALKIDLNRIAELESSWSTQFARLERLPKDDNDSAVADNFAKALALLFSIDRDLAVTRARYLTAIDDFPSLRGQLEAISATVRRLQRISDRLRMVETPEKFPEQADLTKLRESKAEISELRLRADEIVDAILAKKESIDGTLAAVVENFSPERIDPVDRAVLRLATYEIIHAGIPPKVAINEGIELAKKFGTTDSRRFVNGILDQVAKLNAER, from the coding sequence ATGCCTAGCCGCCGCCAAATCCGTGAGGCGGTGGTGCAGTTCCTCTACTGCGCTGATCTCGAAGGCGGAGCCTCGCCTGCTTCCCTGCGTGAGCCGTTCTGGGAATTCGTCACCGAGTCCGACCGGAAAGCCCTCCAGCTCTCGATCTTCCGCACCGTGCACCACCTCGCGCACGGCCGTGAAGGCCGTCTGGGGGAATTCGTGGAACGCGTCGGACCCGCGAATGCTTTTCTCTCCGCATGGCCGCAAGCGGAGGCGCTGAAGATCGACCTGAACCGCATCGCCGAACTGGAATCCTCCTGGAGTACCCAGTTCGCCCGTCTGGAGCGCCTGCCGAAGGATGACAACGACTCAGCCGTGGCCGATAACTTCGCCAAGGCTCTGGCTCTCCTTTTCAGCATCGATCGCGACCTCGCCGTCACCCGCGCGCGCTACCTCACCGCCATCGATGATTTTCCGTCCCTCCGTGGGCAACTGGAAGCGATCTCCGCGACCGTGCGCAGGCTCCAGAGGATCTCGGACCGTCTGCGGATGGTCGAAACTCCGGAGAAATTTCCCGAGCAGGCGGACCTCACCAAGCTCCGTGAATCGAAGGCGGAGATTTCCGAACTCCGTCTCCGTGCGGACGAGATCGTGGACGCCATCCTGGCGAAGAAGGAATCCATCGATGGAACGCTCGCTGCCGTGGTGGAGAATTTCTCCCCGGAGCGGATCGATCCAGTGGACCGTGCCGTCCTCCGGTTGGCCACCTACGAGATCATCCATGCCGGCATCCCGCCGAAGGTTGCGATCAACGAGGGCATCGAGCTGGCGAAGAAATTCGGCACCACGGATTCCCGCCGCTTCGTGAACGGCATCCTCGACCAGGTGGCGAAGCTGAATGCGGAGCGTTGA
- a CDS encoding RluA family pseudouridine synthase, translating into MEIQVETNSGERLDAFLAAQLADLSRSRIQTLIRDQFILVNGNPAKPRDGVKAGDRISVALPEAVPDKAQPQDIPLDVMYEDDDLLVLNKASGMVVHPAPGNPDGTLVNALLHHCKGKLSGIGGVERPGIVHRLDKDTSGCLVVAKSDPAHQSLVTQFSERSTMEKIYLAVTDGVPKPGKDTVFTHIGRHPVNRQKMAVVNPPGGKTAITDYEVLATDAATVTALVLCHLHTGRTHQIRVHMHHKGAPLVGDPIYGKSNKNTVHAGRLMLHAWRLAFNHPITGQPLKFESPIPAEFEPWTSKAPLP; encoded by the coding sequence GTGGAAATCCAGGTCGAAACGAACTCCGGGGAGCGGCTCGATGCCTTTTTGGCGGCGCAGCTCGCGGACCTCTCGCGCTCGCGCATCCAGACGCTCATCCGCGACCAGTTCATCCTCGTGAACGGGAACCCGGCGAAACCGCGGGATGGGGTGAAGGCCGGGGACCGTATCTCCGTGGCCCTGCCGGAAGCCGTGCCGGACAAGGCGCAGCCGCAGGACATCCCGCTGGATGTGATGTATGAGGACGACGACCTGCTGGTGCTGAACAAGGCGTCCGGGATGGTGGTCCACCCTGCCCCGGGAAATCCGGACGGCACGCTGGTGAACGCCTTGCTCCACCACTGCAAGGGAAAGCTCTCCGGCATCGGCGGCGTCGAGCGGCCGGGCATCGTCCACCGGCTGGACAAGGACACCTCCGGCTGCCTGGTGGTGGCGAAGTCCGACCCCGCCCACCAATCGCTGGTGACCCAGTTTTCCGAGCGCAGCACCATGGAGAAGATCTATCTGGCGGTGACCGATGGCGTGCCGAAACCCGGGAAGGACACCGTCTTCACCCACATCGGCCGGCATCCGGTGAACCGCCAGAAGATGGCGGTGGTGAACCCGCCCGGAGGAAAGACGGCCATCACCGACTACGAGGTGCTGGCCACGGATGCCGCCACGGTCACCGCGCTGGTGCTGTGCCACCTGCACACCGGCCGCACCCACCAGATCCGCGTCCACATGCACCACAAGGGCGCACCGCTCGTCGGCGATCCCATTTACGGAAAGTCCAACAAGAACACGGTCCATGCCGGGCGGCTGATGCTGCACGCCTGGCGCCTCGCTTTCAACCACCCCATCACCGGCCAGCCGCTGAAGTTCGAGTCCCCCATCCCGGCGGAGTTCGAACCCTGGACCTCCAAAGCTCCGCTCCCATGA
- the aat gene encoding leucyl/phenylalanyl-tRNA--protein transferase yields MPRVIPTNVLLEAYSRGVFPMAEEGEILWFSPERRGLIPLDERFHVPHGLKKAMRKEPFEVRWNTAFREVMLGCADRNETWIDDVILESYCALHAAGHAHSVECWDEDGLQGGLYGVELPGVFFGESMFSRKTDASKIALVALVERLREDRFELLDTQWMTSHLRQFGGYELARKDYHAELERVLDRRI; encoded by the coding sequence ATGCCCCGCGTGATACCAACGAACGTGCTTCTGGAGGCCTACTCCCGTGGCGTGTTCCCCATGGCCGAGGAAGGGGAGATCCTTTGGTTTTCCCCCGAAAGGCGTGGGTTGATCCCTCTCGATGAGCGCTTCCATGTGCCGCATGGACTGAAGAAGGCCATGCGGAAGGAACCCTTCGAAGTCCGTTGGAACACCGCCTTCAGGGAAGTGATGCTGGGCTGCGCGGACAGGAACGAGACATGGATCGACGACGTGATCCTGGAGAGCTACTGCGCCCTCCATGCCGCAGGACATGCGCATTCCGTGGAGTGTTGGGATGAAGACGGCCTGCAGGGAGGACTCTACGGCGTGGAACTCCCGGGCGTATTCTTCGGGGAGAGCATGTTTTCGAGGAAAACGGATGCCTCAAAAATTGCCCTGGTCGCGCTGGTGGAGCGACTGCGGGAGGACCGGTTTGAATTGCTGGACACGCAGTGGATGACCAGCCATCTCCGTCAGTTCGGTGGTTACGAACTGGCGCGGAAGGATTACCACGCCGAGTTGGAAAGGGTGCTGGACCGGAGAATCTGA
- the ribH gene encoding 6,7-dimethyl-8-ribityllumazine synthase produces the protein MIGPRVRVCIVAAKYNETYTDALVQNVIEELGELVPNARVDLIRVPGAFEIPVTVASVIEREGPACIIALGVIIRGSTQHADLVATSVTNGLQQLAMESKRPIIHEVLLVDDEKQAYARCIGAQLNRGKEAARAAASMIDIFQELDRSMPHQTPRTNPRARNA, from the coding sequence GTGATCGGTCCCAGAGTGAGGGTCTGCATCGTCGCAGCGAAATACAATGAGACCTACACGGATGCCCTCGTCCAGAACGTGATCGAGGAACTCGGCGAGCTGGTTCCAAACGCCCGCGTTGATCTCATCCGGGTGCCGGGCGCTTTCGAAATCCCTGTGACCGTGGCTTCCGTCATCGAGCGGGAGGGACCTGCCTGCATCATCGCCCTTGGTGTCATCATCCGCGGCTCCACCCAGCATGCGGATCTGGTGGCCACCTCCGTCACCAACGGCCTCCAGCAACTGGCCATGGAATCGAAAAGGCCGATCATCCATGAAGTTCTGCTGGTCGATGACGAAAAACAGGCTTATGCCCGCTGCATCGGAGCGCAGCTCAACCGCGGCAAGGAAGCCGCCCGGGCCGCTGCCTCCATGATCGATATTTTCCAGGAACTCGACCGCTCGATGCCCCACCAGACACCCCGTACAAATCCCCGCGCCCGCAATGCCTAG
- a CDS encoding AI-2E family transporter produces the protein MRHPTRFQQQTIWNALTGISILVLGALLVGLVWLLGEIFGFLQPVLIPLIVAGIIAYLLDPVVRWLEKRGLSRLWSVVLVFLGILVAATLLLLAILPGIQRGTGALREFIKPGGKTSEQVVPVVPTNAEEDTEAATTERQLGSALASSLHELRTKHRSGPIGWALTETTDEGEPITYLKGTPTPDDLEFFWRTRAGRVLFKYQGEIIDTGKNWLSTGSTKVLGFIGLVLGMIMVPVYLFFFLKDSASIRSHWHDYVPLKASRFKTELVSTLQEINRYLISFFRGQVLVAAIDGILVGIALQIYGLPYGFMIGVFMAILGVIPYIGNIICLIPACIIAYLHGQNADLPFDMSRWAYVGGVVVIFVVVQQINSLVTAPKIVGDSVGLHPLTVIFSMLFWSLVLGGFVGALLAVPLTAAVKVLFRRYIWERQLRDYPETGY, from the coding sequence ATGCGCCACCCCACCCGCTTCCAACAACAGACCATCTGGAATGCCCTGACGGGGATCTCGATCCTCGTGCTGGGGGCCCTGCTTGTCGGTCTCGTCTGGCTGCTCGGCGAAATCTTTGGCTTCCTCCAGCCCGTGCTGATTCCGCTCATCGTGGCGGGCATCATCGCGTACCTGTTGGATCCGGTGGTCAGATGGCTTGAAAAACGGGGCCTCAGCCGCCTTTGGTCCGTTGTTCTGGTTTTCCTGGGCATCCTCGTCGCGGCCACCCTCCTGTTGCTGGCCATCCTTCCCGGCATCCAGCGGGGAACCGGAGCGTTGAGGGAATTCATCAAACCCGGGGGGAAAACTTCGGAGCAAGTCGTGCCGGTCGTGCCGACCAACGCGGAGGAGGACACGGAGGCCGCCACCACCGAACGCCAGTTGGGCTCCGCGCTCGCTTCATCCCTCCATGAGCTGCGTACCAAACACCGCTCAGGCCCCATCGGATGGGCGTTGACCGAAACCACCGATGAAGGCGAGCCGATCACCTATCTGAAGGGAACCCCAACTCCGGACGATCTGGAGTTCTTCTGGCGCACCCGCGCAGGCCGGGTGCTGTTCAAGTACCAGGGGGAAATCATCGACACCGGGAAAAACTGGCTCTCCACCGGTTCCACGAAGGTGTTGGGGTTCATCGGTCTGGTCCTGGGCATGATCATGGTTCCAGTCTATCTTTTCTTCTTCCTGAAGGACTCCGCTTCCATCCGCAGCCATTGGCACGACTACGTCCCGCTGAAGGCATCCCGCTTCAAAACAGAGCTGGTATCCACCCTCCAGGAGATCAACCGCTACCTCATCTCGTTCTTCCGCGGGCAGGTGCTGGTCGCCGCCATCGACGGCATCCTGGTCGGCATCGCACTGCAGATCTACGGACTGCCATATGGTTTCATGATCGGTGTGTTCATGGCCATCCTCGGCGTCATCCCCTACATCGGCAATATCATCTGCCTCATCCCCGCCTGTATCATCGCCTACCTGCATGGCCAGAATGCGGACCTTCCCTTTGACATGTCCCGCTGGGCCTACGTGGGAGGTGTGGTCGTCATCTTCGTGGTGGTCCAGCAGATCAACTCGCTGGTCACCGCGCCGAAGATCGTCGGGGATTCCGTCGGACTCCATCCATTGACGGTGATTTTCTCCATGCTGTTCTGGTCGCTGGTCCTCGGTGGCTTCGTCGGCGCGCTGCTGGCCGTTCCACTCACCGCCGCGGTGAAGGTGCTGTTCAGGCGCTACATCTGGGAGCGCCAGTTGCGGGATTATCCGGAAACCGGCTACTGA
- a CDS encoding DUF1841 family protein, which produces MNNDLLPDLLIAVEQQLVSPQTPYVRKALDRLVKLEIGEADAKTQIAICLGEQMDEVMRTKKPFDEKAYRAALEELPFADEEEDDEEEGEEE; this is translated from the coding sequence ATGAACAACGACCTCCTTCCCGATCTACTCATCGCCGTCGAGCAGCAGCTCGTCTCCCCGCAGACCCCTTATGTCCGCAAGGCCCTCGACCGGCTGGTGAAGCTGGAGATCGGGGAAGCCGATGCGAAGACGCAGATCGCCATTTGCCTGGGCGAGCAGATGGACGAGGTGATGCGGACGAAGAAGCCCTTCGATGAAAAGGCCTACCGCGCCGCGCTGGAGGAACTGCCATTCGCGGACGAGGAAGAGGACGACGAAGAAGAGGGCGAGGAGGAGTAG